In Streptomyces sp. NBC_01426, one genomic interval encodes:
- a CDS encoding ABC transporter ATP-binding protein translates to MTDKTAGGDVRLAGISKHYGSFTAVHPLDLTIPQGSFFALLGASGCGKTTTLRMIAGLEEPSTGTVSLGEREVTDLPPYKRPVNTVFQSYALFPHLDVSENVAFGLRRRGIKSVKKQVDEMLELVQLGQFAGRKPHQLSGGQQQRVAVARALINHPQVLLLDEPLGALDLKLRRQMQLELKRIQTEVGITFVHVTHDQEEAMTMADTVAVMNGGRVEQLGAPAELYENPKTTFVANFLGTSNLIEAEVLEAGSADIVVSSAGTKLRLPGARCSTTPRAGEKLLVGVRPEKISLVPADEEHTIGAGRNKVAGRIADSSFIGVSTQYVIDSRVCPELEVYAQNIERDARLVPGAEVILHWNPAHTFGLDAAQDIDAGIETVEESA, encoded by the coding sequence ATGACTGACAAGACCGCGGGCGGCGACGTCCGCCTCGCCGGGATCAGCAAGCACTACGGCTCCTTCACCGCCGTGCATCCGCTGGACCTCACCATCCCCCAGGGCTCCTTCTTCGCGCTGCTCGGCGCCTCGGGCTGCGGGAAGACCACCACCCTGCGCATGATCGCCGGACTGGAGGAGCCCTCCACCGGCACCGTCAGCCTCGGCGAGCGCGAGGTCACCGACCTGCCGCCCTACAAGCGCCCGGTCAACACCGTCTTCCAGAGCTACGCGCTCTTCCCGCACCTCGACGTCTCCGAGAACGTCGCCTTCGGGCTGCGCCGACGCGGCATCAAGTCTGTCAAGAAGCAGGTCGACGAGATGCTGGAGCTGGTCCAGCTGGGCCAGTTCGCCGGGCGCAAGCCGCACCAGCTGTCCGGAGGCCAGCAGCAGCGCGTGGCGGTCGCCCGCGCGCTCATCAACCACCCCCAGGTGCTGCTCCTCGACGAACCCCTCGGCGCCCTCGACCTCAAACTGCGCCGCCAGATGCAGCTGGAGCTCAAGCGGATCCAGACCGAGGTCGGCATCACCTTCGTGCACGTCACGCACGACCAGGAGGAGGCCATGACCATGGCCGACACGGTCGCGGTGATGAACGGCGGCCGCGTCGAGCAGCTCGGCGCCCCCGCCGAGTTGTACGAGAACCCGAAGACCACCTTCGTCGCGAACTTCCTCGGCACCTCCAACCTCATCGAGGCCGAGGTGCTGGAAGCCGGCTCCGCGGACATCGTCGTGTCGAGCGCCGGCACCAAGCTCCGGCTGCCCGGCGCGCGATGTTCGACCACACCCCGCGCCGGCGAGAAGCTGCTGGTCGGGGTGCGTCCCGAGAAGATCTCCCTGGTGCCCGCGGACGAGGAACACACCATCGGCGCCGGCCGGAACAAGGTCGCGGGCCGAATAGCGGACTCTTCCTTCATCGGGGTGTCCACCCAGTACGTCATCGACAGCCGGGTCTGCCCCGAGCTGGAGGTGTACGCGCAGAACATCGAACGCGACGCCCGCCTGGTCCCGGGCGCCGAGGTGATCCTGCACTGGAACCCGGCGCACACCTTCGGCCTCGACGCCGCCCAGGACATCGACGCGGGAATCGAGACGGTCGAGGAGTCCGCGTGA
- a CDS encoding polyamine ABC transporter substrate-binding protein → MEQFEPERLSAPQLNAIRRSLTSGRGALTRRSLLRASGVGALTLGGLSALSGCGIPPAQRQDGTAAASDDRSEQEKEINFSNWTEYMDTSDDEKSRPTLEEFAKRTGIKVKYTEDINDNVEFFGKVRPQLAAGQDTGRDLIVVTDWLAARIIRLGWAQKLDPARLPHAYANLSPQFRSPDWDPGRSHSYPWTGISTVIAYNSKATGGKTVDSVTQLLDDPTLKGRVGFLTEMRDSVGMTLLDQGKDPANFTTADYDQAIGRLQKGVDKKQIRRFTGNDYTADLDKGDLAACLAWAGDVIQLQAGNPDIKYAIPAAGYITSSDNLLVPAKARHKANAERLIDYYYELPVAARLAAYISYVCPVEGVKDELAKIDPELAENTLIVPDKAMTAKSHAFRSLSSEEETAYEEKFAKLIGA, encoded by the coding sequence ATGGAGCAGTTCGAGCCCGAGCGTCTCTCGGCGCCGCAACTCAACGCGATACGGCGCAGCCTCACCAGCGGGCGCGGCGCCCTCACCCGCCGTTCGCTGCTGCGCGCCTCCGGTGTCGGGGCGCTCACCCTCGGCGGCCTGTCGGCCCTGAGCGGTTGCGGGATCCCGCCCGCCCAACGGCAGGACGGCACGGCGGCGGCGTCCGACGACCGCTCGGAACAGGAGAAGGAGATCAACTTCTCCAACTGGACCGAGTACATGGACACCAGCGACGACGAGAAGAGCCGTCCCACCCTGGAGGAGTTCGCCAAGCGGACCGGGATCAAGGTCAAGTACACCGAGGACATCAACGACAACGTCGAGTTCTTCGGCAAGGTCCGCCCGCAGCTCGCGGCCGGCCAGGACACCGGCCGCGACCTGATCGTCGTCACCGACTGGCTCGCCGCGCGCATCATCAGACTCGGCTGGGCGCAGAAGCTGGACCCCGCCCGCCTCCCGCACGCCTACGCCAACCTGTCCCCGCAGTTCCGCAGCCCCGACTGGGACCCGGGTCGCTCCCACAGCTACCCGTGGACCGGCATCTCCACCGTCATCGCCTACAACTCCAAGGCCACCGGCGGCAAGACGGTCGACTCCGTCACCCAGCTGCTCGACGACCCCACCCTCAAGGGGCGGGTCGGCTTCCTGACGGAGATGCGCGACAGCGTCGGCATGACCCTCCTCGACCAGGGCAAGGACCCGGCGAACTTCACCACGGCCGACTACGACCAGGCCATCGGCCGACTCCAGAAGGGCGTCGACAAGAAGCAGATCCGGCGCTTCACCGGCAACGACTACACCGCCGACCTCGACAAGGGCGACCTCGCCGCCTGCCTCGCCTGGGCGGGCGACGTCATCCAGCTGCAGGCTGGAAACCCGGACATCAAGTACGCGATCCCGGCGGCCGGGTACATCACCTCCAGCGACAACCTGCTGGTCCCCGCCAAGGCCCGGCACAAGGCCAACGCGGAGCGGCTCATCGACTACTACTACGAGCTCCCGGTCGCCGCCCGACTGGCCGCCTACATCAGCTACGTCTGCCCGGTCGAGGGCGTCAAGGACGAGCTGGCGAAGATCGATCCCGAGCTCGCGGAGAACACCCTGATCGTCCCGGACAAGGCGATGACCGCCAAGTCCCACGCCTTCCGCTCCCTCAGCTCCGAGGAAGAGACGGCGTACGAGGAGAAGTTCGCCAAGCTCATCGGCGCCTGA
- a CDS encoding ABC transporter permease → MTTTVAPPQAPAPTEPPVHKPSLRKRLIPYWLLLPGILWLLVFFVLPMVYQASTSVQTGSLEEGFQVTWHFQTYWDAFADYLPQFLRSLLYAGTATVLCLLLGYPLAYLIAFKAGRWRNLLLVLVIAPFFTSFLIRTLAWKTILADGGPVVDVLNGVGFLDVTSWLGMTEGDRVLATPLAVVCGLTYNFLPFMILPLYTSLERIDTRLHEAAGDLYARPATVFRKVTFPLSMPGVVSGTLLTFIPASGDYVNAELLGSTDTRMIGNVIQSQYLRILDYPTAAALSFILMAIVLIMVTIYIRRAGTEDLV, encoded by the coding sequence GTGACCACCACCGTCGCGCCGCCCCAGGCGCCCGCCCCGACCGAGCCCCCGGTCCACAAGCCGTCGCTGCGCAAGCGCCTGATCCCGTACTGGCTGCTGCTGCCGGGCATCCTGTGGCTGCTGGTGTTCTTCGTGCTGCCGATGGTCTACCAGGCCTCGACCTCGGTGCAGACGGGCTCCCTCGAAGAGGGCTTCCAGGTCACCTGGCACTTCCAGACGTACTGGGACGCCTTCGCGGACTACCTCCCGCAGTTCCTGCGCTCCCTGCTGTACGCCGGTACCGCGACCGTCCTGTGCCTGCTGCTCGGGTACCCGCTGGCCTATCTGATCGCCTTCAAGGCGGGCCGGTGGAGAAACCTCCTGCTGGTGCTGGTGATCGCCCCGTTCTTCACCAGCTTCCTGATCCGCACCCTGGCCTGGAAGACGATCCTGGCCGACGGCGGCCCGGTGGTGGACGTCCTCAACGGGGTCGGCTTCCTGGACGTCACCAGCTGGCTGGGCATGACCGAGGGCGACCGGGTGTTGGCCACGCCGCTCGCGGTCGTCTGCGGTCTGACGTACAACTTCCTCCCCTTCATGATCCTTCCGCTCTACACCTCCCTGGAGCGGATCGACACCCGCCTCCACGAGGCCGCCGGCGACCTCTACGCCCGCCCCGCCACGGTCTTCCGCAAGGTGACCTTCCCGCTCTCCATGCCGGGCGTGGTCTCCGGGACCCTGCTCACCTTCATCCCCGCGAGCGGCGACTACGTCAACGCGGAACTGCTCGGCTCCACGGACACCCGGATGATCGGCAACGTCATCCAGTCGCAGTACCTGCGGATTCTCGACTACCCGACGGCGGCCGCGCTGTCCTTCATCCTCATGGCCATCGTGCTGATCATGGTCACCATCTACATCCGCCGAGCGGGGACGGAGGACCTGGTCTGA
- a CDS encoding ABC transporter permease — MCGSLSLSLQIALWSTLAATCLGTAIAFAMVRYRFRGRGAVNSLIFLPMAMPEIVMAASLLALFLNMGIQLGFWTILIAHVMFCLSFVVAAVKARVLSMDPRLEEAARDLYAGPVQTFLRVTLPIAAPGIAAGALLSFALSFDDFIITNFNSGNTVTFPMFVWGSAQRGTPVQINVIGTAMFVIAVLVVLTGQMVGNRRKKAQPK, encoded by the coding sequence CTGTGCGGCTCGCTCTCGCTGTCCCTCCAGATCGCGCTCTGGTCCACCCTCGCCGCGACCTGCCTCGGCACGGCCATCGCCTTCGCGATGGTCCGCTACCGCTTCCGGGGGCGCGGCGCCGTCAACTCGCTGATCTTCCTGCCCATGGCCATGCCCGAGATCGTGATGGCCGCCTCGCTGCTCGCCCTCTTCCTCAACATGGGCATCCAGCTGGGCTTCTGGACGATCCTCATCGCCCACGTCATGTTCTGCCTCAGCTTCGTCGTCGCCGCCGTCAAGGCGCGCGTCCTGTCGATGGACCCGCGACTGGAGGAGGCCGCCCGCGACCTCTACGCGGGCCCGGTGCAGACCTTCCTGCGGGTCACCCTGCCCATCGCGGCCCCCGGAATCGCCGCGGGCGCGCTGCTGTCCTTCGCGCTCTCGTTCGACGACTTCATCATCACCAACTTCAACTCGGGCAACACCGTCACCTTCCCCATGTTCGTGTGGGGATCGGCCCAACGCGGTACGCCCGTGCAGATCAACGTCATCGGCACGGCGATGTTCGTCATCGCGGTGCTGGTGGTGCTCACCGGCCAGATGGTCGGGAACCGCCGCAAGAAGGCACAGCCCAAGTAA